A genomic region of Oncorhynchus mykiss isolate Arlee chromosome 4, USDA_OmykA_1.1, whole genome shotgun sequence contains the following coding sequences:
- the pm14 gene encoding Pre-mRNA branch site protein p14 (The RefSeq protein has 1 substitution compared to this genomic sequence) translates to MAMQAAKRANIRLPPEVNRILYIRNLPYKITAEEMYDIFGKYGPIRQIRTGNTPESRGTAYVVYEDIFDAKNACDHLSGFNVCNRYLVVLYYNANRAFQKMGTKKKEEQLKLLKEKYGINTDPPK, encoded by the exons ATGGCTATGCAAGCAGCTAAACGAGCTAAT ATTCGATTACCACCTGAAGTCAACAGAATACTCTACATTAGAAATCTACCATACAAGATCAcagctgaggaaatgtacgacaTCTTTGGGAAGTATGGACCAATACGGCAGATTCGAAC TGGAAACACACCGGAATCAAGAGGGACAGCTTATGTGGTCTACGAGGACATATTTGATGCCAAGAATGCCTGCGATCACCTTTCTGGATTCAACGTCTGCAACAGATATCTTGTAGTTTTATACTACAATGCAAACCGG GCTTTCCAGAAGATGGACACCAAGAAGAAAGAGGAGCAGCTGAAGCTTCTGAAGGAGAAATATGGCATAAACACAGATCCCCCAAAATag